The sequence CGGGATTTGTACACGGACATCATCTGACCTTATATTATAAGGATCTTATGAATGGCAAAAACATCAGTCGAAATTCCCGAAGAAATAGTGAAGAATTGAAATTTTTTCTATGCCACGTAAAATTAGGGAACTCATCAAAGACCTTGAGGCTGCTGGGTTTGTAAATCGTGGCGGAAGAGGAAGTCATAGAAAATTTGTTCATTCCAAAGTTTCTAAATCGGTGGTCCTTTCCGGTCAACTTGGTGATGATGCAAAACACTATCAAGAGAAAGATGTCAAAGTGGCTATTGAGGTATCAAAAAAATG comes from Gemmatimonadota bacterium and encodes:
- a CDS encoding type II toxin-antitoxin system HicA family toxin, coding for MPRKIRELIKDLEAAGFVNRGGRGSHRKFVHSKVSKSVVLSGQLGDDAKHYQEKDVKVAIEVSKK